Part of the Candidatus Binatia bacterium genome, CGTGTGTACCCAAAAGGTACCGTGGGTTCGAATCCCACCCTCTCCGTTGTCAGATCGGAGACCCGGAACGGGCCGTTCACGACGCCGCGTCGTCAACCCCGGTCCGAAGTCGATCTCGCCGCCGCGGCGCGGAGAGGCGCCGGCCGCGACGGAAAAGGAGAGATGGCCGCAAACGGCGCAAGACCTGGCACGAAATCCCAGGAGCCTGTCGGAGAAAGGCCCGCTGGTGCTTCGACAAGCTCAGCACGGGCGGGCTCTGCCTTGATTTCACAGCATTTTCCGCTCGCCCTGAGCCCGTCGAAGGGCGATGGGCCGCTTTCTCCGACAGGCTCCTAGTCCGCGCCCCCCCCACTCCTCGCCCCCCGGCTTTCCAACTTTCCGCCTCTACTGCCCGACCGCACTCTGGACGCACCGCACGCGACATGCCAACATCCGGAGTCGACAGAACCGACCACCAGTCGATGCAGGACGGGCAGGAGTGATAGCTAGGTCCCACGCAAGGGAGCGTCGCGAACCCCGTCAGGTCCGGAAGGAAGCAGCGGTACCGACTACCTTCCTGTGCCGTGGGGAAACCTAGCTATCACTGCTGCCCGTCGCCGGTCCCAATGAGCTACCTGGTCCTCGCCCGCAAGTGGCGACCGCAAACCTTCGAGGAAATCGTCGGGCAGGACCACGTCAGCCGCACCCTCGGCAACGCGATTCGCACCGGCCGCGTCGCGCACGCGTTCCTCTTCACGGGCGTGCGCGGGGTCGGCAAGACCACGGCCGCACGGATCCTCGCCAAGGCCCTCAACTGCACCCGCGGCCCCACGCCCACGCCCTGCAACGACTGCGTCAACTGCCGCGAAATCACGGCGGGCAACGCCGTCGACGTGCTTGAAATCGACGGCGCCTCCAACACCGGCGTCGACGACGTCCGCGAAATCATCGAAAACGTCCGCTACCAACCCGCCAAGAGCCGCTTCAAGATCTACATCATCGACGAAGTCCACATGCTCTCGACGAGCGCCTTCAACGCCCTGCTCAAGACCCTCGAAGAGCCCCCGCCGCACGTCAAGTTCATCTTCGCCACCACGGACCCGCACAAGGTACCGCACACCATTCATTCCCGCTGCCAGCGCTACGATTTCAAGCGCATTCCTTACCGGCTGATCGTCGAACGCCTCGCCGACATCGCCCGGCACGAGGACGTCACCGTCAGCGAAGCCGCCCTCTTCACCATCGCCCGCGAGGGCGAGGGCAGCATGCGCGACGCCCAGTCGCTGTTCGATCAGGTGATCGCCTACGCCGGAAATACCGTCGGCGACGCCGACATCGGCGCCGCTCTCGGCGTCGCCGACCGCAAGCTGTTGCTGAATACTGCCGACGCGCTGCTCACCCACGACGCCGGCGCGGCGCTCGCCCGCCTCGACGAGCTGCACAGCTTCGGACACGACCTGCGCCGCTTCACCCGCGAGCTTCTCGAACACTTCCGCAATCTGGCGATCGCCCGCCTGGTCCCCGACGAGAGCCTGCTCGCCGACCTCTCCGAAGATGAACGCGCCGAAACTCTGCGCCAGTCGCAACTCGCCTCGTCCGCGGACCTCGACCGCGCCTTTCGCGTGCTCATGACCGCCGAGACCGAAGTGGCCCGCGTTCCCTATCCGAAGCTGGTCCTCGAAATGACCCTCATCAAGCTCGCGACCATGGCACCGATCGTTCCGCTCGACACTCTCATCGAACGTCTCGACGAGATCGAACGGCGGCTGCTGACACCGTCCACCGCTGGAACCCCGCCACGCCGCACCGGCGACGCACCCGCCCCGGCAAAAACGTCGCACCGCGAGAGCGCACCGGCGACCGGAACGACTCGACCGGCCGGCTCTTCCTCCACCGCCACAGCCGCTCGACCGGCACCGGCGGCACCCGCCACCGGCGATGACAGCACAATCGAGTCCGCCGCCCCCGATGCACAGCCCGCTCGGGAGACGCCCGGCCGGAGCTGGGAGGACTTCCTCGCCACGGTCGCAAAAGAGAAGGTCACCTTGCTGCCCTATCTCCTCAAGAGCGCACCGCCCAACCTCGAAGGACCGGAGCTGGCGCTCAGCGTGCCCTCCGGTTACTACTACGACTATCTGGCACAACGGGATCACGCGCAGATCGTCGAGGACCTCGCCCGACGCTTCTTCGGGCGATCCTATCGAGTCTCGGTCCGGACATCGGAAGCGGCACCCGCCGCGCCAGCCTCGGGGACGGCGCCAACTGCCGCCGACCTGCACGCGGCGGCCATGGATCATCCGGCCGTCCGCGCCGCGGTGGAGATCCTCGGCGGCGAGGTCCACGAGATCAAACCCCGCGGCCGGCGCGACAGAGGTGGCGAATGAGTAAGGGATTCAATCCGCTCGGCAATATCGTGAAGCAGGCGCAGGAGCTGCAAGAGCGCCTGGGCAAGATTCAAGAGGAAGCCGCCGCCCGCACCGTCGAAGCCTCGGCCGGCGGCGGCATGGTGACCGCCGTGGTCACCGGCAAGCTCGAAGTTGTCGCCTTGCGCATCGACCCGTCGGTCCTCGATACCCGCGACCTCGACATGCTCCAGGATCTCGTCGTCGCCGCCGTGAATCAGGGCCTTCGCAAAGCCCAGGAGATGATGGCCGAAGAGATGCGCAAAGTAACCGGCGGCCTCAACCTGCCCGGCCTCGGCATGTGAACGGAGCGAGCCGCCGTGGAAAGTGGAAAGCCCGGCGCGGCCACCTTTCGCAACCCCCGCCCCGCACCCCGATCGCCTGACCGCGCACTACCCAAACATTCCGCCCCATGTCAGCCCTGCCGCCTCCCCTCACTCGCCTGATCGAGGCTCTCGTCAAACTGCCCGGCGTCGGCGAAAAGACCGCTACCCGGCTCGCCTTCCATCTGCTCAAGGCCGACCGGCGCGACGCCGAGCAACTGGCCGCGGCGCTCCGCACGCTCCACGACGAGACGCGTCTTTGCTCCGTCTGCCAGGCCCTCACCACCGATGACCCGTGCCGGCTCTGCGCCGATCCCGCGCGCGACGCCCCGACGATCTGCGTCGTCGAACGCCCCGCGGACGTCATCGCCCTGGAACGCCCCGGCACCTTCAAGGGCCGCTACCACGTCCTGCACGGCTGCCTCGCGCCGCTCGATGGGGTCGGCCCCGAACAGCTTCGTATCGCGGAACTGCTCCGCCGCCTCGCCGACGGGCGCGTCGCCGAAGTCATCATCGCCACCAACCCCACCGTCGAAGGCGAAGCCACGGCGATATACCTCGCCCGCCTCGTCAAGCCGCTCGGTGTCCGGGTGACGCGCATCGCCCACGGACTGCCGATGGGCGCCGACGTCGAGTACGCCGACAGCGCCACCCTGGGCCACGCCCTCGACGGACGCCGAGAGATGTAGGTCGACGCCGCCCGAGCGTACATCGCAACCATGCGCCTCCGCATCGATTACGGCCGCACCGGACTCGACGTCGAACTGCCCGACGATCGACCCGTGGCGGTGATCGAGCCGGCCGACGCCGCGCCACTCCCCGACCCCCACGCCGCGATTGCAAAGGCGCTGGCCGAACCCATCGGCTGCGCCCCGCTTGCCGAGGTCGTCCTCGTCAGCGACGGCGTGCCGGCGGCACAGGTCCCTGCCCTCCTTGCCACGCCGGCCCCCAGCGTCGAGGCGGCGCTCGAACGCGCTTCCGCTTTCCACGGCGACGGCGCCCGCGTCGCCGTGCTGCCGCACGGCCCCTACGCAATTCCAACCGTGCGCGGCCGCAAGCTCACCCTCGCCCGCGCCTGGATGGAAGACGGCGCACCGCGGTAAACGAAACCCGGAGCTCGACCGACGACGGGCAACCCGCACTGCCTCCGTCCGTCATTCGCCGTCCTGCAGCGCAGCGACGATTTCGATCCGCGCCGCGGCCGTGTCCTCGGTCGCGTAGGCGCGCTCCAGGGCGGCGCGAGCGGCCGGGCCGCCGAGGCGCCCAAGCGCCCACGCCGCATGCGCACGGACGCTCCACGCCGGGTCGCGGTGGAGCGCCTTCGCCAGGACGGGCAGCGCCGCCGGGTTGCCGCTGTTGCCGAGGCCGATCGCCGCATTGCGCGCCATGCTGGCCCGGCCCGTTCGCCGCACCGCCGTACCCCGATAGCGCCGGCGAAAGCCTTCTTCATCGAGCGCCAGCAACTCCGGCAAGCGGGGCCACAGCGCGTCCGCCAGATCGGCGCCGCCATCGTCGACCGGATCGTCGTTCCACGGGCACACGATCTGGCAATCGTCGCAACCGAATACCCAGTTGCCGAACCGGCGCCGCAAGTCGCGCGGCACCGAGCCCCGGTGCTCGATGGTCCAGTAGGATATGCAGCGTCGCGCATCGAGAACGTAGCCCGGCTGCAAAGCCCCGGTGGGGCACGCGTCCAGACAGCGCTGGCACGTGCCGCAGCGGTCCGGATGCGGCACGTCGGGTTCGAGTTCGAGGGTCGTCAGCACCTCCCCGAGCAGCAGCCACGAACCCGCACGCGCGTTGAGCAAGTTGGTGTTCTTACCGAACCAGCCGAGGCCCGCCCCGACGGCCCACTCGCGTTCGAGCACGGGTCCGGTATCGACGTAAGCGCGGAAACCGGCCTCCGGACGTATGCGGCGCAAGGCCGCGACGAGCTGGCGCAGCCTCTCCCCAACCGTGTCGTGGTAGTCGGGACCTGCGGCGTAGGCTGCCATGCGGCCGCGCGGCTCGCCGCGCCAGTCGCGAGGGGATGCAGTCGGCGACCGGTAGCGCATGCCGACGCTGACGGCACTGCGCGCGCCGGGAAGGATCGCCTCGGGGTCCAGCCGCTTTGCCAGGCCGCGGCCGATGTACTCCATGCCGGCGGCATTGCCCGCCGCCAGCCAGTCACGAACGAACGCCCCGTGCGGCGGCGCACCCAGCCGCGCCAGGCCGCAGATGTCGAAACCGACTCGATCGGCCGCTTCCCGCACCGCCGTCTCGAGCCGCTCCATCACGCCACTCCCGTCGGGCCGCCGCGCCGCACGTTCTTGCGGCACCGGAACGACTCGTTTACTGTCGCGCGCTGCACACCGTATCGCCTCTGGAGGAAATCATGGCACCCCCGCTGCGTAACCTGAAGATGCTCGACCTGTCCCGCCAGCTCCCGGGGCCGTTCTGCTCGCTCATGCTTGCCGATCTCGGCGTCGACGTCCTCGTGGTCTCGTCCCCGACCGACGTCATGGGAATCGGCCTGCCGCTCGTGCAACGCAACAAGCGCAGCCTCACCCTCAACCTCAAGCATCCCGAAGGCAAGGCCCTCTTCTACCGGTTGGCCGAGGACGCCGACATCGTCCTCGAAGGCTTTCGACCGGGGGTCACGGCGCGCCTCGGGATCGATTACGAGACGCTGGCCCAGCGCAACTCGCGCCTCGTGTACTGTTCGATCTCTGGCTACGGGCAGTACGGTCCGTATCGCGACAAGGTCGGACACGACGTCAATTACCTCGGTTACGCCGGGGTTCTCGGAGCGGCGGGAACCGCCGGCGGGCCGCCGGCGATCCTGCCCGTCCAGGTCGCCGATATTGGCGGCGGCGCGTTGATGGGCGCCGTCGGCATCCTCGCCGCCCTCATGGCGCGCGAGCACACCGGGCGCGGTCAGTTCATCGATATCTCGATGATGGACGGCAGCGTGCTGTGGAACGTGTTTCACATCCTCCTCTATCTCGTGAGCAGCCAGACGCCCGAACGCGGCAAGACGCGCCTTACCGGGCACCACCCCTGCTACGCGATTTACGAGACCGCGGACGGCAAGTACGTCACCGTCGGCGCTCTGGAGGAGCACTTCTGGCGCAATCTGTGCGTACAGCTTGGCGTCGAGGAGTTCATCCCCGATCAGTACGCCGAAGGTGCGCGACGCGACGAGATGTTCCGTGTCATTCGCGACCGCTTCCGGCAGAAGACTCAGGCGCAGTGGCTGGCGCAGCTCGAGCACGTCGATATTTGCTTCGGCCCGGTCAACAGCGTGGCCGAGGCCTTCGACGACCCTCAGGTCAAAGCCCGCGGTCTGTTTCGCGACCTTGACGGCCTCCGCCTCATTGCCTCGCCTCTCAAGTTGTCGGCTACCCCGCCGCAAGAGCCGACCCCGCCGCCGGATTTCGGACAGCATACCGACGAGGTGCTGCGCGACCTCGGCCTGTCGGCGGAGCGAATCGCCGCGCTCCGCGACGCCGGAGTGGTGTAGCGAGGGCCGGCCGGTGGACTTCGGTTTCAGCGAAGCCGAGGACGCGCTGCGGGAATCGGCGCGTAAGTTCCTCGCCTCGAAGTGTCCGATGACGTACGTGCGCGCCATGCTCGAAGACGACACCGGGTACGCCGAGGAGCAGTGGCGGAAGCTGGCCGAACTCGGCTGGCTGGGTTTGATTTTCCCCGAGGAGTTCGGCGGCGCCGGGCTCGGCATGGTGGAGCTGGTCGTGCTGCTGGAAGAAATGGGCCGCGTGGTCATGCCGGGCCCGTTCTTCTCCACCGTCGTTCTGGGCGGGGTCGCTCTCGCCCTGGGAGGGTCGAAGGCGCAGCGAACCCGCTACCTCGACCCGCTCGCACGAGGGGCTCTCAAAGCGACCCTGGCGCAGGTCGAAGACAGCGGCCGGTGGGACGCCGAAGGTATTCGCATGCCGGCACTGAAAACTTCTGGCGGCTTTACTCTGTCGGGGAGCAAGCTGTTCGTGCCCGATGCGCACGTGGCGGACTTGCTCGTTGTCGCGGCGCGCACGAGCGGCAAGGGGGAGCGTGGGGTTACCCTCTTCCTGGTCGAGCGCAACCGACCCGGGGTCGGCGTTCGGCTACTGAAGACCATCGACCAGACCCGCAAGCTCTGCGAGGTCACGTTGACGGACGTCGAGGTGCCGGTGGAAGCCGTCCTCGGCCGCGTCGGGCGGGGATGGCCACTCCTCGACCGGGTCGTCGATCGCGCCCGGGTGGCACTGTGCGCGGAGACGTGCGGCGGTACGCAGAAGGTACTCGAGATGAGTGTCGACTACGCCAGAGTGCGCGAGCAATTCGGGCGGCCGATCGGCAGTTTTCAGGCTATACAGCACAAGTGCGCCAACATGATGGTGCAGGTGGAGAGTGCAAAGTCGGCGACTTATTACGCCGCCTGGGCCGTGGCTAACGACGTCAGCGAAGCGCACCTCGCCGCCTGCATGGCCAAGGCCTACTGCGCCGACGCCGGCCGCGTCGTGACCGCCGAGGGCATTCAGATCCACGGTGGGATCGGCTTCACCTGGGAACACGACCTGCACCTGTACTTCAAACGCGCCAGGGCCTCTGAGGCCGCTTACGGCGACGCCACGTGGCACCGCGAGCTGGTCGCACGGGAAACGCTGGGAAAGCCGTGAAGGCCTGGGGGGCCTGCGGGCTTGGGGGATTGGGGGACATCCCATTCACGCCCTCAAGCCCTCATCCCCTCAAGCCCTCATCCCCTCACGCCCTCAAGCCTTCCCGCCCCCCACCTCGACCACTGCGGCCACCGGGTGCTTCCGGCGGCCGCAGAGCTGAATGATCCAGGCCATCGGATACTTGCGGCGGACGAGCTTCAGCACGCGCGCAATCTCGGTCGGGTCCTCGATGGGTGTGGCGCGCGCGGGTTGCGGGCCGTCGCCGAAGTCGACTTCCACCGTGGGCGTCTTGCGGAGGTTCTTGTACCAGTCCGCGCTCGCTCCACGCACGTGCTGCACATAAAACCGGCTGGCGTCCGCCACGACGAACCATACCGTCACGGTGTGGCGCTTGCCGCTCTTGCGGCCGACGGTCGTGAGCCGCACCGTCGACCGCCGCCGGTGGGCGCCGAGATCGACGCTCACCGCGGCACCACCCATACTGCCGTCTGCCGCAGATCCCCGCGCACCGCTTACTCCCGAAACGCCGCCACAACCGCACGCCAACGCGCCGCATCGCCGGCATGGAACGGGAAGTAGAACGATACGCGGTCCAGATAACCCGTGTAGCGGCGCTTGATCAGCGCCGGGATATCCTCGCTGGCGCCGGTAACCGCAAAGACGTCCAGCATTTCGTCGGAGATCTCGTCGGCCATCGCGGTCCACTCCCCGCGTTTCGAGAGTTCCGTCAGACGCCGGGCGACGTCGCCCCAGCCATGGAGTTCGAGCACCCCCGCGTACGCCGGCGTCGAGGCGTAGAAGGCGATCTGCTGGCGAACGGGGCCCCTGGCCGCCTCGATTTCTTCGCGCGTGTTGCCGGCAACGACGAATATACTCGACGCCAGTTCGATGTCGCCGCGGGCGCGACCGCCTCTGGCCAGCCCCTTCTCGATGTTCGGCAGCGTCACCGCCTCCAGATACGCGATGGAATGCAACGGGTGGACATGGAATCCGTCGCACAGCTCGCCCGCAAGGCGGCACATGTATTCGTTCACACCGGCGATGTAGATGCGCGGGTAGGGCACCGACAGCGGCCCGGGATTGAAGAACGGCGTCATCAGCGTGAAGGTGTAGAACTGGCCCTGGAAGTTCGGCCGGGTCCCGTGCTGCCAGCAGTCCCAGGCCGCACGGATCATCAGCAGCATCTCCCGCAGCTTCGGACCCGGCTGCTCCCACTTGACGCCGAAGCGGCGCTCGTTGTGGCCCTTGACCTGCGTACCGAGGCCGAGGACGAAGCGGCCGTTCGACAGCGCCTGCAGGTCCCATGCGATCTGCGCCAGCACCATCGGGCTGCGCGGGAATGCCACCGCGATGGCGGTACCGAGTTCGATCCGTTGCGTATGCTCGGCCGCGAGCACGAGCGGAAAGAAAGGGTCGTGCGCCGTCTCGGCCGTCCACAAACCATCGAATCCAACGGCCTCGGCGGCCTGCGCCGCGGTGGCAGCGTCCCTGAGCGTTCCCGGCATCAATCCCGTATCGATCTTCATCGCACCCTCGCCCGAACCGGAGTGTAGGCGCAGACGCTATCCGAAAGGCACCGCGGACACCACCAACCCCACGGCGAAAACGGCAGGCAGCTCTTGTTCAGCCTGCCCCCGCCTCCCCAAGCCCCCGGGCCCTCAAGCCCTCGCGCCCTCGCGCCCTCCAAGCGCCGTGGGCGCGTCGTAAGATCGGACGGCAAGTGCGGGCGTATTTCATTGCTCGGGCCGCCCCCCCGCGCTATGAACAGGGCGTGGCGCCGATGACCGATCCGCAGCGGTGGGACAACGACCCGGGACGCCGGGCGAACGCTTCGCACACCCCGGTGCGCCCGGCGCGGCAGGGCAACGGGTACAATTTCCAGAACATGGTCGGTGCCAGCTTACGCCACGCCCGCCGCGTCATTGTGCTCGTCGTCGGACTCACGGTGCTCGCTCTGGGCACGGCGCTGATCGTGCTTCCAGGCCCGGCGTTTGTCGTGATTCCGGTCGGGCTTGCCATTCTCGCCACCGAGTTCGAGTGGGCACGACGGTGGCTGCACCACATCAAGGCCGGGGCGCGGACGCTGGTCGATCGCAACCGGCACCCGCTGCGCAACTGGCGCCGCTGGTTCCGCGTCTCGCGGTAATCCTCCGCACGCGGGCTCTCCTGCGCGTCGCGCACATGGGCTGGTTCGGCACCGCATCTGCTGGCGCCGCCGAGGCGACCTCTCCTCCGTACTCGTACTCGTTCACGTACTCGTACTCGTTCACGTACTCGTACACGGCCACTTACTCGTGAACCTCCAACCGCTCGCGGTCCAACTTCATCGCTGCGTGCCCTCAGTCCGTGTACGAGTACGTGTACCGCTTCGCTGAGTACGTGTACGGAGTGGGAGCCGAACTACGATTCACAACGCGCGCGGAGCGCACGTTCCACCTTGGATTCAACGCGCGCGGAGCGCACGTTCCACCTTGGGGACGGTCATTGCAGGGGCACGGCGTCGATGCAGCGCTTGAACTCGCGATGCCAGTTGACGACCGTGCCTGCCTGTTTCAAGTAGGAATCGAGTCCCATCAGGGCGCGCACCAGGAAGACCCGGTGGCCCGGAGCCTTGAACACGCGGTTTTCGAAACCGATGGCGGCCACCTCCATGCCCTTCTCCACCGAGTTATATTTGCGCGGGTCGTAAGAACGGTCGCGCAATACCGGCTCGAAGATCACGTTCATGATCTTCACCAGGGGCTTGGGATCGTCGCCGGCATCCATGAATCCGAGCGCCACGAAACTCTCGGCCATCGCCGCCTCGTCGCGACCGATGGTCGCATGGGCCAGACGGTGATACGCCCGGCGGATCGGTTCCGGGAAGACGCGGATCGATCCGAAGTCCAGAATCGCCAGCTTCGGATGGTAGGTCACGAGATAATTGCCCGGGTGCGGATCGGTGTGCAGAACCCCGAACTCGAAGACCTGCCGCCACACCACCCTGAAGTACTTGAGAGCCACCCAATCCTTCGTCGCCTGCTCGACGCCCGGAGCGAGAATGTCCTTGAGCGGATACCCCTCGACCAGGCCCATGGTGAGCACGCGTCGCGAGGACAGCGAAGGATAGACCGCGGGAATGACGACCTCGTCGTCGGCGGCGAACATCTTCTGAAAGCGCTGGATGTTGCGCGCCTCGTTGACGTAATCGAGTTCTTCGTGCAGGCGCTCCTCGAGTTCTCGGGCGACGTCGGACTGGTCGATCTTCTGGCGCATGACGTCGCGTCCGATCATCGTGAACGTGTGCAGCAGGGCCTTCATGTTCTGGAGATCCTGCCGCACCGTCTCCTCGACCCCCGGGTACTGCACCTTCACGACCACGGTCGAACCGTCCTTCAGCCGTGCCCTGTGCACCTGGCCGAGCGACGCCGCCGCGAACGCCTCTTCCTCGAATTCCGCAAACAGCCGTTCGGGCGGCGAACCGAGCTCGCGCACGATTTGTTTACGGATCAGCGGGTAATCCATCGGCGGCACCGACGACTGCACCACGGACAATACGCTCAGGGCTTCCGCGGGCAGGATGTCGTCGCGCATCGACAGCATCTGCACAAGCTTCATGAACGCGCCGCGCAACTCCTTCGAGCGTTCGACGATCTTGATCGCACTCTTGATGTGGGTGTCGAGCAGCGCCTGCTGGCGCTGGTCGCTCGACCGGAACGGCCACCGCACCGCCTGCCACACGTAACTCGACCCCACCGAGGTGGCGAGGCCGCCAACGGAAAGCACGCGTTTGGCTCGCCCCTGCGTAATGCGCGTGCGGGGCCTGGCAGCGTCCGAGGTCTTCGGCATGCGGACCGATTCTAGCGACAATCGCAGCTTTCGGAAGCCGCCGGCCCAAATCAGCGCCCGGTACTCTTCGCCGCGCGAGCCCTGGCTCGCTTGCCTCTGGCCCGCGACCCGCCGCTTCGCGCTCTCGGCTCGAGTTTCGGGCCTGCGGGCTTGCGGCTTCGGACCTTCGACTTCGGACCGGGAGCCGCGGACTTCGGACCGGCAGCCTTCGACCTGACGGCTTGAACCCGCGCTCCGCGCTGTTCCGCCGCGCCGCTCTCCCGGGCGCGGCGCGCCGCCACCCAGCCGGCGCGATGCACCTGCTCGCGGCTGTTGAACACCAGCGCTCCCGCCGGGACGTCACGCCGCACGGTGGTCGCCGTGGCAATGTAGACGTCGTCGCCGATCGTCACCGGTGCAACCAGTTGCGAATCGCTACCCACCTGGACCCGATCGCCGACGACCGTCTGGTGTTTGCGAAAGCCGTCGTAGTTGCACGTGATCGTCCCGGCGCCGACATTGACGTCACGCCCCACGCGCACGTCGCCGAGGTAAGCAAGGTGGTTGGCCTTGGTTCCGGGACCGAGCACGGCGTTCTTCGTTTCGACGAAGTCGCCGATGTGAACCCCGACGCCGAGGTGGGTTCCCGGCCGCAGATGCGCAAACGGCCCGACGGCAACGTTATCCTCGACTCGCACCTCGGTCATGACGACGCCGAACTTGACGTGCACGTCGTTGCCGAGGGTGGCGTCGACGAGAAACGCGCTGCCGTCGAGGCGGCAGTTCTCGCCGATCGCAGTCGCTCCTCGTAAGGTCACGTTCGGTCCGATCACCGTGTCGCGTCCAATGCGCACTTCGGGCCCGATGTAGGCCGTGGCTGGATCTTCGATAGTCACCCCGGCATCCATCCACCGGCTGGTAATTCGCGCCCGCAGTTCGCCTTCGCGCGCCGCCAGATCGCCGCGCGAGCTGATCTGAATGCCCTCGTCGCCCAGCGCCGCCGCACTGGCGATCGTTAGACCCTGGGCCCGGGCGAGGGCCACTATGTCGGTGAGGTACAGCTCGGCCTGGGCGTTGGTCGGTTCGAGGCCGGCCAGGGCATCGAACAGGAAGGACGAGGCGGCGCAGTACACACCGACATTGATTTCGCGGATTGCCCGCTCCGCGGGGGTCGCATCGCGCTCTTCGACAATCCTGACGACAGCTCCGTGTTCGTCGCGCACGACGCGGCCGAAGCCATGCGGATCGTCGACCGTAGCGGTGAGCAGCGACACCGGCGCGTTGGCGGCGCGGTGCGCGGCAACCAGATCTCGCAGACTCTCCGGCCGGAGAAAGGGCAGATCGCCGTTGACCAGCAACAGGTCGCCGTCGAAGTCGCCGAGCACACT contains:
- the dnaX gene encoding DNA polymerase III subunit gamma/tau; the encoded protein is MSYLVLARKWRPQTFEEIVGQDHVSRTLGNAIRTGRVAHAFLFTGVRGVGKTTAARILAKALNCTRGPTPTPCNDCVNCREITAGNAVDVLEIDGASNTGVDDVREIIENVRYQPAKSRFKIYIIDEVHMLSTSAFNALLKTLEEPPPHVKFIFATTDPHKVPHTIHSRCQRYDFKRIPYRLIVERLADIARHEDVTVSEAALFTIAREGEGSMRDAQSLFDQVIAYAGNTVGDADIGAALGVADRKLLLNTADALLTHDAGAALARLDELHSFGHDLRRFTRELLEHFRNLAIARLVPDESLLADLSEDERAETLRQSQLASSADLDRAFRVLMTAETEVARVPYPKLVLEMTLIKLATMAPIVPLDTLIERLDEIERRLLTPSTAGTPPRRTGDAPAPAKTSHRESAPATGTTRPAGSSSTATAARPAPAAPATGDDSTIESAAPDAQPARETPGRSWEDFLATVAKEKVTLLPYLLKSAPPNLEGPELALSVPSGYYYDYLAQRDHAQIVEDLARRFFGRSYRVSVRTSEAAPAAPASGTAPTAADLHAAAMDHPAVRAAVEILGGEVHEIKPRGRRDRGGE
- a CDS encoding YbaB/EbfC family nucleoid-associated protein; the protein is MSKGFNPLGNIVKQAQELQERLGKIQEEAAARTVEASAGGGMVTAVVTGKLEVVALRIDPSVLDTRDLDMLQDLVVAAVNQGLRKAQEMMAEEMRKVTGGLNLPGLGM
- the recR gene encoding recombination mediator RecR, with protein sequence MSALPPPLTRLIEALVKLPGVGEKTATRLAFHLLKADRRDAEQLAAALRTLHDETRLCSVCQALTTDDPCRLCADPARDAPTICVVERPADVIALERPGTFKGRYHVLHGCLAPLDGVGPEQLRIAELLRRLADGRVAEVIIATNPTVEGEATAIYLARLVKPLGVRVTRIAHGLPMGADVEYADSATLGHALDGRREM
- a CDS encoding lactate racemase domain-containing protein; the encoded protein is MRLRIDYGRTGLDVELPDDRPVAVIEPADAAPLPDPHAAIAKALAEPIGCAPLAEVVLVSDGVPAAQVPALLATPAPSVEAALERASAFHGDGARVAVLPHGPYAIPTVRGRKLTLARAWMEDGAPR
- the queG gene encoding tRNA epoxyqueuosine(34) reductase QueG is translated as MPQERAARRPDGSGVMERLETAVREAADRVGFDICGLARLGAPPHGAFVRDWLAAGNAAGMEYIGRGLAKRLDPEAILPGARSAVSVGMRYRSPTASPRDWRGEPRGRMAAYAAGPDYHDTVGERLRQLVAALRRIRPEAGFRAYVDTGPVLEREWAVGAGLGWFGKNTNLLNARAGSWLLLGEVLTTLELEPDVPHPDRCGTCQRCLDACPTGALQPGYVLDARRCISYWTIEHRGSVPRDLRRRFGNWVFGCDDCQIVCPWNDDPVDDGGADLADALWPRLPELLALDEEGFRRRYRGTAVRRTGRASMARNAAIGLGNSGNPAALPVLAKALHRDPAWSVRAHAAWALGRLGGPAARAALERAYATEDTAAARIEIVAALQDGE
- a CDS encoding CoA transferase — translated: MAPPLRNLKMLDLSRQLPGPFCSLMLADLGVDVLVVSSPTDVMGIGLPLVQRNKRSLTLNLKHPEGKALFYRLAEDADIVLEGFRPGVTARLGIDYETLAQRNSRLVYCSISGYGQYGPYRDKVGHDVNYLGYAGVLGAAGTAGGPPAILPVQVADIGGGALMGAVGILAALMAREHTGRGQFIDISMMDGSVLWNVFHILLYLVSSQTPERGKTRLTGHHPCYAIYETADGKYVTVGALEEHFWRNLCVQLGVEEFIPDQYAEGARRDEMFRVIRDRFRQKTQAQWLAQLEHVDICFGPVNSVAEAFDDPQVKARGLFRDLDGLRLIASPLKLSATPPQEPTPPPDFGQHTDEVLRDLGLSAERIAALRDAGVV
- a CDS encoding acyl-CoA/acyl-ACP dehydrogenase, which translates into the protein MDFGFSEAEDALRESARKFLASKCPMTYVRAMLEDDTGYAEEQWRKLAELGWLGLIFPEEFGGAGLGMVELVVLLEEMGRVVMPGPFFSTVVLGGVALALGGSKAQRTRYLDPLARGALKATLAQVEDSGRWDAEGIRMPALKTSGGFTLSGSKLFVPDAHVADLLVVAARTSGKGERGVTLFLVERNRPGVGVRLLKTIDQTRKLCEVTLTDVEVPVEAVLGRVGRGWPLLDRVVDRARVALCAETCGGTQKVLEMSVDYARVREQFGRPIGSFQAIQHKCANMMVQVESAKSATYYAAWAVANDVSEAHLAACMAKAYCADAGRVVTAEGIQIHGGIGFTWEHDLHLYFKRARASEAAYGDATWHRELVARETLGKP
- a CDS encoding nitroreductase family deazaflavin-dependent oxidoreductase → MGGAAVSVDLGAHRRRSTVRLTTVGRKSGKRHTVTVWFVVADASRFYVQHVRGASADWYKNLRKTPTVEVDFGDGPQPARATPIEDPTEIARVLKLVRRKYPMAWIIQLCGRRKHPVAAVVEVGGGKA
- a CDS encoding TIGR03617 family F420-dependent LLM class oxidoreductase, with protein sequence MKIDTGLMPGTLRDAATAAQAAEAVGFDGLWTAETAHDPFFPLVLAAEHTQRIELGTAIAVAFPRSPMVLAQIAWDLQALSNGRFVLGLGTQVKGHNERRFGVKWEQPGPKLREMLLMIRAAWDCWQHGTRPNFQGQFYTFTLMTPFFNPGPLSVPYPRIYIAGVNEYMCRLAGELCDGFHVHPLHSIAYLEAVTLPNIEKGLARGGRARGDIELASSIFVVAGNTREEIEAARGPVRQQIAFYASTPAYAGVLELHGWGDVARRLTELSKRGEWTAMADEISDEMLDVFAVTGASEDIPALIKRRYTGYLDRVSFYFPFHAGDAARWRAVVAAFRE
- a CDS encoding PGPGW domain-containing protein codes for the protein MTDPQRWDNDPGRRANASHTPVRPARQGNGYNFQNMVGASLRHARRVIVLVVGLTVLALGTALIVLPGPAFVVIPVGLAILATEFEWARRWLHHIKAGARTLVDRNRHPLRNWRRWFRVSR